One part of the Eucalyptus grandis isolate ANBG69807.140 chromosome 10, ASM1654582v1, whole genome shotgun sequence genome encodes these proteins:
- the LOC104422684 gene encoding cytochrome c1-2, heme protein, mitochondrial isoform X1 → MAGGRFVHKLLRRKLQSHFKVSMSLAQRFSKESAINAGSVSALRAFALLGAGVSGLLSFSTLSASADEAEHGLECPSYPWPHKGILSSYDHASIRRGHQVFQQACASCHSMSLVSFHDHVGVAYAKEEVKAMAAEIMVVDGPNNEGEMFTRPGKQSDQFPQSYANEAAARSANGGAYPPDLSLITKARHNSQNYVFSLAGYRDPPAGIAIREGLHYNPYFPGGVIAMPKMLNDGAVKYDDGTPATESQQMGKDVLTFLSWAAEPEMEERNLVGFKWILVLSLALLQAANYRRLKWPVLKSRKLVLDVVK, encoded by the exons GTTTCTATGTCATTGGCCCAGCGTTTCTCAAAGGAAAGTGCAATTAATGCTGGAAGTGTAAGCGCATTGAGAGCATTTGCATTGCTCGGCGCAGGTGTTTCAGGATTATTGAGCTTTTCAACACTTTCTGCGTCTGCTGATGAGGCAGAACATGGTTTAGAGTGTCCAAGCTATCCCTGGCCTCACAAAGGCATTCTGAGTTCTTACGACCATGCATC TATCCGCCGTGGTCACCAGGTTTTCCAGCAAGCCTGTGCATCTTGTCATTCGATGTCTCTTGTATCATTCCATGATCATGTGGGAGTTGCTTATGCGAAAGAGGAGGTCAAAGCTATGGCAGCTGAGATCATGGTAGTTGATGGGCCTAATAATGAGGGTGAGATGTTTACTCGTCCTGGGAAGCAAAGTGATCAATTTCCTCAGTCCTATGCAAATGAAGCAGCAGCTAGATCTGCTAATGGAGGGGCCTATCCTCCTGATTTAAGCCTAATCACTAAA GCTCGTCACAACAGtcaaaattatgtattttcacTGGCTGGTTACCGTGATCCTCCAGCTGGCATTGCC ATAAGAGAGGGGCTGCACTACAATCCCTATTTTCCTGGTGGAGTGATTGCAATGCCGAAAATGCTCAATGATGGTGCTGTCAAGTATGATGATGGTACCCCAGCAACAGAATCTCAG CAGATGGGGAAAGATGTTCTGACATTCTTATCATGGGCTGCAGAACCtgaaatggaagagagaaatctg GTGGGATTCAAGTGGATATTGGTATTGTCATTGGCACTGCTACAAGCTGCTAATTATAGGCGCTTGAAGTGGCCGGTGCTCAAATCGCGGAAATTGGTTTTGGATGTGGTGAAGTAG
- the LOC104422684 gene encoding cytochrome c1-2, heme protein, mitochondrial isoform X2 codes for MAGGRFVHKLLRRKLQSHFKVSMSLAQRFSKESAINAGSVSALRAFALLGAGVSGLLSFSTLSASADEAEHGLECPSYPWPHKGILSSYDHASIRRGHQVFQQACASCHSMSLVSFHDHVGVAYAKEEVKAMAAEIMVVDGPNNEGEMFTRPGKQSDQFPQSYANEAAARSANGGAYPPDLSLITKARHNSQNYVFSLAGYRDPPAGIAIREGLHYNPYFPGGVIAMPKMLNDGAVKYDDGTPATESQMGKDVLTFLSWAAEPEMEERNLVGFKWILVLSLALLQAANYRRLKWPVLKSRKLVLDVVK; via the exons GTTTCTATGTCATTGGCCCAGCGTTTCTCAAAGGAAAGTGCAATTAATGCTGGAAGTGTAAGCGCATTGAGAGCATTTGCATTGCTCGGCGCAGGTGTTTCAGGATTATTGAGCTTTTCAACACTTTCTGCGTCTGCTGATGAGGCAGAACATGGTTTAGAGTGTCCAAGCTATCCCTGGCCTCACAAAGGCATTCTGAGTTCTTACGACCATGCATC TATCCGCCGTGGTCACCAGGTTTTCCAGCAAGCCTGTGCATCTTGTCATTCGATGTCTCTTGTATCATTCCATGATCATGTGGGAGTTGCTTATGCGAAAGAGGAGGTCAAAGCTATGGCAGCTGAGATCATGGTAGTTGATGGGCCTAATAATGAGGGTGAGATGTTTACTCGTCCTGGGAAGCAAAGTGATCAATTTCCTCAGTCCTATGCAAATGAAGCAGCAGCTAGATCTGCTAATGGAGGGGCCTATCCTCCTGATTTAAGCCTAATCACTAAA GCTCGTCACAACAGtcaaaattatgtattttcacTGGCTGGTTACCGTGATCCTCCAGCTGGCATTGCC ATAAGAGAGGGGCTGCACTACAATCCCTATTTTCCTGGTGGAGTGATTGCAATGCCGAAAATGCTCAATGATGGTGCTGTCAAGTATGATGATGGTACCCCAGCAACAGAATCTCAG ATGGGGAAAGATGTTCTGACATTCTTATCATGGGCTGCAGAACCtgaaatggaagagagaaatctg GTGGGATTCAAGTGGATATTGGTATTGTCATTGGCACTGCTACAAGCTGCTAATTATAGGCGCTTGAAGTGGCCGGTGCTCAAATCGCGGAAATTGGTTTTGGATGTGGTGAAGTAG